Within the Prochlorococcus sp. MIT 1300 genome, the region AGCCTTATAGATACAACAATAGAAAAATCTCTCAGCAATAGTAATTCACATATGATCATTGAAGTCATCTCATCTCCTAAACATGAGAATCTCTTCACAGCATCATTTGTGAAGAACAAGGATAACTCCTACTCGCAACAAGGCCTGCATCTTATGCGGCCATTTGAAGACTTCTCATATAGGGACTTAGATACGGATTCTGTTTTATAAAAAGATAATGGAGCTCTCATCAATCACAAAGGATCTTTTGGGACAAAAGATGTTCCAAATTATGGAAGAAGCAAAAAATATAGAATTAGCGGGCTCTAATGTCTTGCACTTTGAAATTGGAGATCCTGATTTTGATTCTCCTGATATTGCAAAGCAAGCAATTAAAAAATATATAGACCAAGACATAACTCATTATGCACCTAGCTCTGGCCTATTAGAGCTCAAAGAAGCAAGTCGAAAGGTGACTTTTAAGTCAAGAGGCTTCGAGCCAGACCTTGACCAACTTTTAGTCACATCAGGTGCAAATATTCAAATTTATCTAGCTTGTGCATGCCTAATAAATCCAGGAGATGAAATTATCATTCCTGATCCAGGCTTTGTAAGTTATGTATCTATAATTAAATCACTAAGAGGTATACCTAAATTTGTACCTCTATCTGAATCAAATAATTTCACTTTAGATCCCAAAGACCTTAATCATCAGATTAATTCTAAAACAAAAGCCATAATCGTCAATTCACCACATAACCCTACCGGCGCTGTAATTTCTAGAGAAGGGTTTATAGAAATCTTTGAAATCTGTAGGCAGCACAACCTTTACTTAATAAGTGATGAGGTCTATGGTCGCATGATCTATAATGACTTCCCCAATTCATTCTTTTCACCATCGCAAATTGACAAATGTAAAGAAAGAACCTTAATGATTCATTCCTTCAGTAAAACCTTTTCCATGACAGGATGGAGGATTGGCGCAGTAACTGGACCAGAAAAAATTATCAAGAAAATGTCACTTTTATTTGAAACAATAAATTCTTGTGTCCCGCCTTTTATCCAACTAGCAGCCGCTGATTTGCTCAACAAAGACCCGCAAGCTTCCAAATCAATGGTAGAGGAATATCAAATACGTCGCAACTTATTTATGAATGGTATAGAAAACCTTAGGTTACTTTCATGCATTAAGCCAATGGGGGCATTCTATGCATTTGTAAATATTAAAAAAACAGAGTTAAGTAGTGAAGAGTTTTGCAAATACTTATTGAATGAGTCAAGAATTGCAGCTTGTCCAGGAAACTTCTTTGGTATTACTGGCGAAGGCTTTGTACGCTTTTGCTTTGCAAATTCACAAGAAAATATCAGTCTTGCATTGAAACGCATCAAAGATTTGGGCTTTTAGGGTTACTTATATAAAACCACATCGAAGCTAATTTATGTTAGATTAGATATGTTAGGTAATAGGCATGGTTGATCTTAGCCTTGAGTTAAAGCATCTGCTAATTTCCGCAAAACAAAGTGACTTTCAAGTAGCAAAGATTACCTATCAAGCTCTTGGGCATTCCATTTTTGACCCTATCATTTACGATTACTTTTATCAAAAAGGTGTTATCAAGCAAAAAGCGCTATTTATATGTGATTTCACAAAAGCTGCTAACAGCATAGTACTAAACAAATTCGGCAAAGATTCACAAATATTTTTACATAATAGTGTTGCATCTTTTGGGATAGAGAGTCTTGGTTATTTACCACAATCTATACATGATACAAGTGCTCTTTATAACAACTATTCTATTCCACATAATCCACCAATATGGGCAGCAATCGACAATTATATAAATCAAGATTCCGATATCATGTCATCATTTTCTCCATCAAATAATATTCATGATATGTATAAGAATTTCTTAAAGGATTATGGGCTTGATGATTGTAATTATATTTGTATTCATTGCAGGCAAGCTGGTTACAAGAGTGAGCAACTTTCCGGCAATCAATCTTTTAGAAATGCAGATATTTCCTGCCTGAAAGAAAGTGTTGAAGTGCTAGAAAAATATGGCATTAAAGCTGTTCAAATGGGCTCTCCAGGTACTGAGCCATTAATTCACCAAAATGTAGTTAATTATTCTTCTAGTCGTTATGCATCATCGACAATGGATTTATTAGTAGCTAATGGGTCCCTCGCATGGTTAGGCGACTCATCTGGAGCCAGTGCATATGCAACTTTATTCAGAAAGCCTCGAATATTATTTAATATGCCATTAACTGG harbors:
- a CDS encoding TIGR04372 family glycosyltransferase, encoding MVDLSLELKHLLISAKQSDFQVAKITYQALGHSIFDPIIYDYFYQKGVIKQKALFICDFTKAANSIVLNKFGKDSQIFLHNSVASFGIESLGYLPQSIHDTSALYNNYSIPHNPPIWAAIDNYINQDSDIMSSFSPSNNIHDMYKNFLKDYGLDDCNYICIHCRQAGYKSEQLSGNQSFRNADISCLKESVEVLEKYGIKAVQMGSPGTEPLIHQNVVNYSSSRYASSTMDLLVANGSLAWLGDSSGASAYATLFRKPRILFNMPLTGCIGYSSQDLHLFMKPHLIESSTKLEIRNAFAIGVDRYSCSEKLASMGFYYQINTGNEISNAVSEYLPHIISKQHKEYITNCRSSHLFNAFYSQLRPDSYIRGAHGAIAMNLIA
- a CDS encoding pyridoxal phosphate-dependent aminotransferase → MELSSITKDLLGQKMFQIMEEAKNIELAGSNVLHFEIGDPDFDSPDIAKQAIKKYIDQDITHYAPSSGLLELKEASRKVTFKSRGFEPDLDQLLVTSGANIQIYLACACLINPGDEIIIPDPGFVSYVSIIKSLRGIPKFVPLSESNNFTLDPKDLNHQINSKTKAIIVNSPHNPTGAVISREGFIEIFEICRQHNLYLISDEVYGRMIYNDFPNSFFSPSQIDKCKERTLMIHSFSKTFSMTGWRIGAVTGPEKIIKKMSLLFETINSCVPPFIQLAAADLLNKDPQASKSMVEEYQIRRNLFMNGIENLRLLSCIKPMGAFYAFVNIKKTELSSEEFCKYLLNESRIAACPGNFFGITGEGFVRFCFANSQENISLALKRIKDLGF